One stretch of Streptomyces sp. MMBL 11-1 DNA includes these proteins:
- a CDS encoding COG1470 family protein, whose product MTVSPGGTATTTLTVRNDGDIVEAYTLEVAGDCAAWSTVEPARVSLYPGTSETVTLTFAPPRSHEVRAGETPLAVRVLPAERPESVVVPEGTVTVEPFHELRTELEPRRRRGWLGASFRTAVQNKGNTPVDVVLAGQQAGEDLRLVFTPDKKRLEPGESAEARLKVRARALIWFGEPVTWPFEVRATESGEGEAEDEHPGGPEPLPGEFAQMPVLPKWLLIVLAALLALLLAWFALVRPAVKSTAEQAGTKAAQEETQRGKEQRSTPPGGADNPAGGQGEGTGPDGSGPGTGGSGPSGSGGGGGNGSGGGGGGGGQQTSETIDVQARAGTTEERAYKVPAGKVFGVTDIVVANFQGDEGVVTISFGERKITTIALETFRNQDYHWVTPIQVPENATVTASVTCAKPGTPATGRQASGCHQVLNVSGVLSDLAR is encoded by the coding sequence GTGACGGTGTCGCCCGGCGGTACCGCGACGACCACCCTGACCGTGCGCAACGACGGCGACATCGTCGAGGCCTACACACTTGAGGTGGCCGGCGACTGCGCCGCCTGGAGCACCGTCGAGCCGGCGCGTGTGTCTCTGTACCCGGGCACCTCCGAGACGGTGACCCTGACCTTCGCCCCGCCCCGCTCCCACGAGGTCCGGGCGGGCGAGACCCCCCTGGCCGTACGGGTCCTGCCGGCGGAGCGGCCCGAGTCGGTGGTGGTCCCCGAGGGCACGGTGACCGTGGAGCCCTTCCACGAGCTCCGCACGGAGCTGGAACCACGCCGCCGTCGTGGCTGGCTGGGCGCCAGCTTCCGCACCGCGGTGCAGAACAAGGGGAACACCCCGGTCGACGTGGTCCTCGCGGGCCAGCAGGCGGGGGAGGATCTGCGACTGGTCTTCACGCCGGACAAGAAGCGGCTGGAGCCGGGCGAGTCGGCGGAGGCCCGGCTGAAGGTCCGGGCCCGGGCGCTGATCTGGTTCGGCGAGCCCGTCACCTGGCCGTTCGAGGTCCGGGCGACCGAGAGCGGCGAGGGGGAGGCCGAGGACGAGCACCCCGGCGGACCCGAGCCGCTGCCCGGGGAGTTCGCCCAGATGCCCGTGCTGCCCAAGTGGCTGCTGATCGTGCTGGCGGCGCTGCTGGCGCTGCTGCTCGCGTGGTTCGCCCTGGTGCGGCCCGCGGTGAAGAGCACGGCCGAGCAGGCGGGGACGAAGGCGGCGCAGGAGGAGACCCAGCGCGGCAAGGAGCAGAGGTCGACGCCGCCCGGCGGTGCGGACAACCCGGCGGGCGGTCAGGGAGAGGGAACCGGCCCGGACGGATCGGGGCCCGGTACGGGCGGCTCCGGCCCGAGCGGTTCCGGCGGAGGCGGGGGCAACGGCAGCGGCGGGGGCGGGGGCGGGGGCGGCCAGCAGACGTCCGAGACCATCGATGTGCAGGCCCGGGCGGGTACCACCGAGGAAAGGGCCTACAAGGTTCCGGCCGGGAAGGTGTTCGGCGTCACCGACATCGTGGTGGCGAACTTCCAGGGCGACGAGGGCGTCGTGACGATCTCCTTCGGTGAGCGCAAGATCACGACGATCGCTCTGGAAACCTTCCGCAACCAGGACTATCACTGGGTCACCCCCATTCAGGTTCCGGAGAACGCCACCGTCACCGCTTCCGTCACCTGTGCCAAGCCCGGCACTCCGGCCACCGGTAGGCAGGCTTCCGGGTGCCATCAGGTTCTGAATGTCAGCGGCGTGCTGAGCGATCTCGCACGATAG
- a CDS encoding phage tail protein produces the protein MAEGDALSTHIFGVQLGGYLVESIQEISGMTVEEEVVEVRQVTADGKQIIRKQPGARQAGEVTITRGLDKSSEFTTWIKETLNNGAVDTARQNLTIEIKDSTGETVRRIQLMQGWASKWEGPSLKAGESSAATETVTITFEEIVVE, from the coding sequence ATGGCAGAGGGCGACGCTCTTTCCACCCATATCTTCGGCGTACAGCTCGGTGGCTATCTCGTGGAGTCCATCCAGGAGATCAGCGGCATGACCGTCGAGGAAGAAGTCGTCGAGGTCCGTCAGGTGACGGCCGACGGCAAACAGATCATCCGCAAGCAGCCGGGCGCCCGGCAGGCGGGCGAGGTGACGATCACCCGCGGGCTCGACAAGAGCAGCGAGTTCACCACCTGGATCAAGGAGACCCTCAACAACGGGGCCGTCGACACGGCGCGGCAGAACCTCACGATCGAGATCAAGGACTCGACCGGTGAGACCGTCCGCCGCATCCAGCTGATGCAGGGCTGGGCCTCCAAGTGGGAGGGCCCCTCCCTCAAGGCCGGCGAGTCCAGCGCGGCGACCGAGACGGTGACCATCACCTTCGAGGAGATCGTGGTCGAATGA
- a CDS encoding alpha/beta hydrolase yields the protein METSNPITQPRGKPGGIPRRRPRAGGRAFSVLLALSVSAVPVAPSAAATTGARQTGAGAAAVAPAIRWGACPPADPMPAPGPRVRCGTIEVPVDWSKPQGPRTSVFVARYRGADPAKRIGVLMTNPGGPGNPGADSAMYADREFSPYLLKRFDVISFDPRGIGRSEGVHCDETIAAKIPHRPRDAAEFERLRTLNGELAKSCLRQAGPLATHMDTESVARDMDAIRAAVGERKISFMGVSYGTSVGERYARLFPQRLRALALDSAMDPAGPSAERYLTDGSVAVDDIFERLVAVCEKDTSCVLKGRKLISVTEELFARADAGTLREPGPDGPTRRKVGADRLVGFLYFALSRYSPAQATEQLTALHSGRGDVYLDDSGPELAWRLVLCRDNDFRIRDYSAYRALRGRVAKAAPHVRYNSQALDMVLGCQGWTPPKRPSDRAKGVLPPVLVVNALHDVATPLAGARRMAGAFPRASLLTVDTVGHGMYGLKEPRQAIDAYLSGLRG from the coding sequence ATGGAAACGAGCAACCCGATCACACAGCCGCGCGGAAAGCCCGGCGGGATACCGCGACGCCGCCCGAGGGCGGGCGGCCGGGCCTTCTCCGTCCTGCTCGCGCTCTCCGTCTCCGCGGTGCCGGTCGCGCCCTCGGCCGCCGCGACCACGGGCGCCCGGCAGACGGGCGCCGGTGCCGCTGCCGTCGCTCCGGCGATCCGCTGGGGCGCCTGCCCGCCCGCCGACCCCATGCCCGCACCGGGTCCGCGGGTGCGGTGCGGGACGATCGAAGTGCCGGTGGACTGGTCGAAGCCGCAGGGCCCGCGGACGAGTGTGTTCGTCGCCCGGTACCGGGGCGCCGATCCCGCGAAGCGGATCGGGGTCCTGATGACCAACCCGGGCGGGCCGGGGAACCCGGGGGCCGACAGCGCGATGTACGCGGACCGGGAGTTCTCACCGTATCTGCTGAAGCGCTTCGACGTGATCTCCTTCGACCCGCGCGGCATCGGCCGCAGCGAGGGCGTCCACTGCGACGAGACCATCGCCGCGAAGATCCCGCACCGGCCGCGCGACGCCGCGGAGTTCGAACGGCTGCGCACCTTGAACGGTGAGCTGGCCAAGAGCTGCCTGCGGCAGGCGGGCCCGCTCGCCACCCATATGGACACCGAGAGCGTCGCCCGCGACATGGACGCGATCCGCGCCGCCGTCGGAGAGCGGAAGATCAGCTTCATGGGGGTCTCCTACGGAACCTCCGTCGGCGAGCGCTACGCCCGGCTCTTCCCCCAACGCCTCCGGGCGCTCGCGCTCGACAGCGCGATGGACCCGGCCGGGCCGAGCGCCGAGCGCTATCTCACCGACGGCAGCGTGGCCGTCGACGACATCTTCGAGCGGCTCGTGGCCGTCTGCGAGAAGGACACTTCCTGTGTCCTGAAGGGGCGGAAGCTGATCTCCGTCACCGAGGAGCTGTTCGCCCGGGCCGACGCGGGCACGCTCCGCGAGCCGGGCCCGGACGGACCCACCCGGCGGAAGGTCGGCGCCGACCGGCTCGTGGGCTTCCTCTACTTCGCCCTCAGCCGCTACTCGCCCGCGCAGGCCACGGAGCAACTCACCGCGCTGCACAGCGGTCGGGGCGATGTGTACCTGGACGACTCGGGCCCCGAACTCGCCTGGCGACTCGTGCTCTGCCGGGACAACGACTTCAGGATCCGCGACTACTCCGCGTACCGGGCCCTCCGGGGGCGCGTCGCGAAGGCCGCCCCGCACGTCCGCTACAACTCCCAGGCCCTGGACATGGTGCTGGGCTGCCAGGGCTGGACGCCGCCCAAGCGCCCGTCCGACCGGGCGAAAGGGGTCCTGCCGCCGGTGCTCGTGGTGAACGCCCTGCACGACGTGGCGACCCCGCTCGCGGGTGCGCGGCGCATGGCGGGCGCCTTCCCCAGGGCGTCCCTGCTCACGGTGGACACCGTGGGCCACGGGATGTACGGCCTGAAGGAACCGAGGCAGGCGATCGACGCCTATCTGAGCGGCCTGAGGGGCTGA
- a CDS encoding helix-turn-helix transcriptional regulator — protein sequence MTTITDTTNSAAARGHYRRPDAAQRRTAGSGRAPGGRVSVAVYAEDLILQTGMIHQLRVRPEIELLPEDEADRAQVSLVVVDMVDEPTIQLLHRLQRNTSTRTGLVVGFFESGALQTMIECGVAAVLRRGEADQDRLVHLVRAMANGEGVLPGDLLGKLLDHVSSLQRTVLDPRGLTLSTLTAREAEMIRLVSEGCDTAEIAQKTSYSERTVKNVLHEVATRLELRNRAHAVGYAMRHGLI from the coding sequence ATGACGACGATCACGGACACGACGAACAGCGCGGCGGCGCGGGGGCACTACCGCAGGCCGGACGCGGCGCAGCGCCGCACGGCCGGATCCGGGCGGGCGCCCGGGGGCAGGGTCTCCGTGGCGGTGTACGCGGAGGACCTGATCCTGCAGACCGGCATGATCCACCAACTGCGGGTGCGGCCCGAGATAGAACTGCTCCCGGAGGACGAGGCGGACCGGGCACAGGTCTCCCTGGTGGTGGTGGACATGGTGGACGAGCCCACCATCCAGCTCCTGCACCGTCTTCAGCGCAACACCTCCACCCGCACCGGACTGGTCGTCGGATTCTTCGAGTCGGGCGCCCTCCAGACCATGATCGAGTGCGGGGTCGCCGCCGTCCTCCGGCGCGGCGAGGCCGACCAGGACCGGCTCGTCCACCTGGTCCGGGCGATGGCCAACGGCGAAGGCGTCCTGCCGGGCGACCTGCTCGGCAAGCTCCTCGACCACGTCAGCTCCCTCCAGCGGACGGTCCTCGACCCCCGGGGGCTCACGCTCTCCACCCTCACCGCGCGCGAGGCGGAGATGATCCGGCTGGTGTCGGAGGGCTGCGACACCGCGGAGATCGCGCAGAAGACCTCGTACTCCGAACGCACCGTCAAGAACGTGCTGCACGAGGTCGCGACCCGGCTCGAACTGCGCAACCGGGCCCACGCGGTGGGGTACGCGATGCGGCACGGGTTGATCTGA
- a CDS encoding DUF389 domain-containing protein — protein MITGLRAWVLPERQRRSQAELAEDLDLTCGDARAKQSAFWTMLFFSAVIAAGGVLTDSTATVIGAMIIAPLSTPIMGIAIGAVQGRRGSAGRFVLAGVLLVVAVGAVGSLAVPSHYDLLSDSQIAGRTSPGLLDLVAALATGFAGALALSRKDVAAVLPGVAIAISLVPPLVVVGVCAGQGAWWPALGALVLFVSNLLALVFAGMVVFAALDHAEARPARASRRAYAALGLLFAAVGLVLAASTTVTVLLHVWTTRTSAAAAAWLSGTPGAQVIDVQTHSRTLYIAVRTPADLPPLDRLLADLGGKVPDGVPVAVVTTQGRQLQVGRVGD, from the coding sequence ATGATCACAGGGCTGCGTGCGTGGGTGCTTCCGGAGCGTCAACGGAGGTCCCAGGCCGAACTCGCCGAGGACCTGGACCTCACGTGCGGGGACGCCCGCGCCAAGCAGTCGGCCTTCTGGACCATGCTGTTCTTCTCCGCGGTGATCGCGGCCGGCGGTGTCCTGACCGATTCCACGGCCACCGTGATCGGCGCGATGATCATCGCGCCGCTGTCCACCCCGATCATGGGCATCGCCATCGGCGCCGTACAGGGCCGGCGCGGCTCGGCGGGCCGCTTCGTGCTCGCCGGGGTGCTCCTCGTGGTGGCGGTCGGCGCCGTGGGTTCGCTGGCCGTGCCGTCCCACTACGACCTGCTGTCGGACAGTCAGATCGCCGGCCGGACCTCGCCCGGCCTGCTGGACCTGGTGGCCGCCCTGGCGACCGGCTTCGCCGGGGCGCTCGCGCTGTCCCGCAAGGACGTCGCCGCGGTGCTGCCCGGCGTGGCCATCGCCATCTCGCTGGTGCCGCCCTTGGTCGTGGTCGGCGTCTGCGCCGGGCAGGGCGCCTGGTGGCCGGCGCTCGGCGCGCTGGTGCTCTTCGTCTCCAACCTGCTCGCCCTGGTCTTCGCCGGCATGGTGGTCTTCGCCGCGCTCGACCACGCCGAGGCACGCCCGGCCCGCGCGTCGCGCCGGGCCTACGCGGCGCTCGGTCTGCTGTTCGCCGCGGTGGGCCTGGTCCTCGCGGCCAGCACCACGGTGACCGTACTGCTCCACGTATGGACCACACGCACTTCCGCCGCCGCGGCCGCCTGGCTCTCCGGCACGCCCGGCGCGCAGGTCATCGACGTACAGACACACTCCCGGACGCTGTACATCGCCGTGCGCACACCGGCCGACCTGCCCCCGCTGGACCGGCTCCTCGCCGACCTCGGCGGAAAGGTGCCGGACGGGGTGCCGGTCGCGGTGGTGACGACCCAGGGCCGGCAGCTCCAGGTCGGCCGGGTCGGGGACTGA
- a CDS encoding ATP-binding protein: protein MTLAPQQLDGHLPLSGVEELWERLGRVEQRVREAVAARRAVDPDPDDPYRGQYLTPEGAARILEARDAFTPVPEYGDGAPPEAPAGSRLGRLAERFGLAPPDVELLLVALAPDIDPRFERLYGYLNDDLTRRRPTIGLALELCGLPAAGSGRFRFSPSAPLVAGGLLDIVDGERPLLSRTLRVPDRVTAHLLGDDGTDGRLRGIVQEAARPREPDERPEVSRIAAALGTGSGLVHLLDRGGDPCGLAIGALAAAGRRPLVVDIAALATAPEQASLVRALATEARLGRAGVVLGPLEALAPERPEGARVLGSLCAALGSTPLIAYGKKNWDPLWTAESPVPVTVLPPGPDDAGRQWRRALADAGRSVGLSAAHASPDDALIESAAAYRLDSGQLRRAATVASRLALLGQRPVTPEDLRAAVRAQNGAGLERLARRIDPAVGWDDLVLPPATRTQLAELALRARHRETVLGQWRMRPGGGRGRGVIALFAGESGTGKTMSAEVIAAELGMELYVVDLSTVVDKYIGETEKNLERIFVEASDVNGILLFDEADAIFGKRSQVKDAHDKHANVESAYLLQRMESFDGIAVLTTNLRANLDEAFTRRIDVIAEFPMPDARQRLALWDRCLGPAIPRDAALDLEFCADRFELAGGSIRACAVTAAYFAAESGKPLDMDQLVTAVLQEYRKLGRLVLESEFGPWLAKERGRGLR from the coding sequence ATGACCCTGGCACCCCAACAGCTCGACGGTCACCTGCCCCTGTCCGGCGTCGAGGAACTCTGGGAGCGGCTCGGCCGCGTCGAACAGCGGGTCCGGGAGGCCGTCGCGGCACGCCGGGCCGTCGACCCGGACCCCGACGACCCCTACCGGGGGCAGTACCTCACCCCCGAGGGCGCGGCACGCATTCTGGAGGCCCGCGACGCGTTCACGCCCGTACCGGAGTACGGGGACGGAGCCCCGCCGGAAGCCCCGGCCGGGAGCCGGCTCGGCCGGCTGGCCGAGCGCTTCGGTCTCGCCCCGCCGGACGTCGAACTCCTGCTGGTCGCCCTGGCCCCGGACATCGACCCCCGGTTCGAGCGGCTCTACGGCTACCTCAACGACGACCTCACCCGCCGCCGGCCCACCATCGGCCTCGCCCTGGAACTCTGCGGGCTGCCCGCCGCCGGCTCCGGGCGCTTCCGGTTCTCGCCGTCCGCCCCGCTCGTCGCGGGCGGGCTGCTGGATATCGTGGACGGCGAGCGACCGCTGCTCTCCCGGACCCTGCGCGTACCGGACCGGGTCACCGCGCATCTCCTCGGCGACGACGGGACCGACGGCCGGCTGCGCGGGATCGTCCAGGAGGCCGCGCGGCCCCGCGAGCCCGACGAGCGCCCCGAGGTCTCCCGGATCGCGGCGGCCCTCGGCACGGGCAGCGGCCTGGTGCACCTCCTCGACCGGGGCGGCGACCCGTGCGGGCTCGCGATCGGGGCACTGGCCGCCGCCGGCCGGCGCCCGCTGGTCGTCGACATCGCGGCACTCGCCACCGCCCCCGAACAGGCCTCGCTCGTACGGGCCCTGGCGACCGAGGCCCGCCTCGGCCGCGCCGGGGTGGTCCTCGGCCCGCTCGAAGCGCTCGCCCCCGAACGCCCCGAAGGGGCCCGGGTGCTCGGTTCCCTGTGCGCGGCCCTCGGCTCCACCCCTCTGATCGCGTACGGGAAGAAGAACTGGGACCCGCTGTGGACGGCGGAGAGCCCGGTGCCCGTCACCGTCCTGCCCCCCGGCCCCGACGACGCCGGGCGCCAGTGGCGGCGCGCGCTCGCCGACGCGGGCCGGTCGGTCGGCCTGTCCGCCGCGCACGCCTCGCCCGACGACGCCCTCATCGAGTCCGCCGCCGCCTACCGGCTCGACTCCGGCCAACTGCGCCGGGCGGCGACCGTCGCGTCCCGGCTGGCCCTCCTCGGGCAGCGGCCGGTGACCCCGGAGGACCTGCGTGCGGCGGTCCGCGCCCAGAACGGCGCGGGCCTGGAACGGCTCGCCCGCCGCATCGATCCCGCGGTCGGCTGGGACGACCTGGTGCTGCCCCCGGCGACCCGCACCCAGCTCGCCGAACTCGCCCTGCGCGCCCGCCACCGCGAGACGGTGCTCGGACAGTGGCGGATGCGGCCGGGCGGCGGCCGGGGGAGGGGCGTCATCGCCCTGTTCGCCGGGGAGTCCGGCACCGGCAAGACCATGTCCGCCGAGGTGATCGCCGCCGAACTGGGCATGGAGCTCTACGTCGTGGACCTGTCCACGGTGGTGGACAAGTACATCGGGGAGACCGAGAAGAACCTGGAGCGGATCTTCGTCGAGGCGTCCGACGTCAACGGCATCCTCCTGTTCGACGAGGCCGACGCGATCTTCGGCAAGCGGTCCCAGGTCAAGGACGCGCACGACAAGCACGCCAACGTGGAGTCGGCCTACCTCCTCCAGCGCATGGAGTCCTTCGACGGCATCGCCGTGCTCACCACCAATCTGCGGGCCAACCTCGACGAGGCGTTCACCCGCCGCATCGACGTGATCGCCGAGTTCCCGATGCCCGACGCCCGGCAGCGCCTGGCCCTGTGGGACCGCTGTCTGGGCCCGGCGATCCCGCGCGACGCGGCGCTCGACCTGGAGTTCTGCGCGGACCGGTTCGAGCTGGCCGGCGGTTCGATCCGGGCCTGCGCGGTGACCGCCGCCTACTTCGCCGCCGAGTCGGGGAAGCCGCTGGACATGGACCAGCTCGTCACGGCGGTGCTCCAGGAGTACCGCAAGCTCGGACGGCTGGTGCTGGAGAGCGAGTTCGGGCCGTGGCTGGCGAAGGAGCGGGGGCGCGGCCTGCGGTAG
- a CDS encoding DUF4255 domain-containing protein — protein MIHEVDEGLRLLLVDAGLEDSGVDLVFDAPTKDWSARRNAPTISVFLHGIREDAGRRRSGTAETHDEDGVVTGWQALPRWFELTYLVTAWTNRPQDEHRLLSEVLRAFVRSDVLPARMHTGSLAELGLTVELEAAGPGAGGPSASDVWSALGGELKAAIDLRVLAPLAGERTPAGPPVTEGLVMKAAPHLDGDDGGPGRRLRYDGASDPGGQGFAAPRERQLPPGRRKRGNAAR, from the coding sequence ATGATCCACGAGGTCGACGAGGGGCTGCGGCTGCTGCTGGTCGACGCCGGGCTGGAGGACAGCGGCGTCGACCTGGTCTTCGACGCCCCGACGAAGGACTGGTCCGCCCGCCGCAACGCCCCGACCATCAGCGTCTTCCTGCACGGCATCCGCGAGGACGCGGGCAGGCGGCGCTCCGGCACGGCCGAGACGCACGACGAGGACGGCGTGGTCACCGGCTGGCAGGCCCTGCCGCGCTGGTTCGAGCTGACCTATCTGGTTACCGCCTGGACCAACCGCCCGCAGGACGAACACCGGCTGCTCTCCGAGGTGTTGCGCGCCTTCGTCCGCTCCGACGTGCTGCCCGCCCGGATGCACACCGGAAGCCTCGCCGAACTCGGCCTGACCGTGGAGCTGGAGGCGGCGGGGCCGGGAGCCGGCGGACCGTCCGCCTCGGACGTCTGGTCCGCGCTCGGCGGCGAGCTGAAGGCCGCGATCGACCTGCGGGTCCTCGCGCCCCTGGCCGGCGAGCGCACCCCCGCAGGCCCGCCCGTCACCGAAGGACTCGTCATGAAGGCCGCGCCCCACCTGGACGGCGACGACGGCGGCCCCGGCCGGCGCCTGCGCTACGACGGAGCGTCCGACCCGGGCGGGCAGGGCTTCGCCGCGCCTCGCGAGCGGCAGTTGCCGCCCGGCCGGCGCAAGCGGGGGAACGCCGCACGATGA
- a CDS encoding DUF6760 family protein, translating to MTYALPRLREEIAYVAYHFHWQREDILDLTHGERQQWVREIARINTRVNEGG from the coding sequence GTGACGTACGCGCTTCCCCGGCTGCGGGAGGAGATCGCGTACGTCGCCTACCACTTCCATTGGCAGCGTGAGGACATTCTCGACCTCACCCACGGCGAACGTCAGCAGTGGGTGAGGGAGATAGCGCGGATCAACACCCGCGTCAACGAAGGCGGGTGA
- a CDS encoding phage tail sheath family protein: MPSYLTPGVYVEEVQSGARPIEGVGTAVAAFVGFAGTGPFHQPTLVTNWDQYVQTFGTFTADTYLAHAVYGFFANGGGAAYIVRIGGPAQGAESAAQGAVAQAPAPVALGGFLVAAKPGTGADLSVEIADAEGDNPPEDRFRLLVRQAGKAVETYDVSTRKNVKGYLVTQARDSKFVQVTEQPGTAQSRPEKQTVALAPAAAGAPGSGVARLDASEYVGDASARTGFSGLEAIDEITMVAVPDLMSAFQRGDIDAEGVKTVQLAVISHCEQMGDRVAVLDTPPGMNAQRVRTWRNEDAGYDSRYATLYYPWVKVFDPASGRNSLVPPSGHVAGVWARSDNERGVHKAPANEVIRGAVDLEIRLSKGEQDLLNPIGVNCVRAFPGRGIRIWGARTLSSDPAWRYLNVRRLFNYLEESILLGTQWVVFEPNDDRLWSSIRRNVTAFLTEEWRRGALFGRTAEEAFYVRCDRSNNPQESIDLGQVVCEIGVAPVKPAEFVIFRLSQFSDSTSLVDE, encoded by the coding sequence ATGCCGTCGTACCTCACCCCCGGTGTATACGTGGAGGAGGTGCAGTCCGGAGCGCGGCCCATCGAAGGTGTCGGCACCGCGGTCGCAGCCTTCGTCGGCTTCGCCGGGACGGGCCCCTTCCACCAGCCGACGCTGGTGACCAACTGGGACCAGTACGTACAGACGTTCGGCACCTTCACCGCCGACACCTATCTGGCGCACGCCGTCTACGGCTTCTTCGCCAACGGCGGGGGCGCGGCCTACATCGTGCGCATCGGCGGCCCCGCGCAGGGCGCGGAGAGCGCGGCGCAGGGCGCGGTCGCCCAGGCCCCCGCCCCGGTCGCGCTCGGCGGGTTCCTGGTCGCCGCGAAGCCCGGCACGGGCGCCGACCTCTCCGTGGAGATCGCCGACGCCGAGGGCGACAACCCCCCGGAGGACCGCTTCCGGCTGCTGGTGCGCCAGGCCGGCAAGGCCGTGGAGACGTACGACGTCTCCACCCGCAAGAACGTCAAGGGCTACCTGGTCACCCAGGCCCGCGACTCCAAGTTCGTCCAGGTCACCGAGCAGCCGGGCACGGCGCAGAGCCGCCCCGAGAAGCAGACCGTCGCCCTCGCCCCCGCCGCGGCGGGCGCCCCCGGTTCCGGTGTGGCACGGCTCGACGCCTCGGAGTACGTGGGCGACGCCTCCGCGCGTACCGGTTTCTCCGGCCTCGAAGCGATCGACGAGATCACGATGGTCGCTGTCCCGGACCTGATGAGCGCCTTCCAGCGCGGCGACATCGACGCCGAGGGCGTCAAGACCGTGCAGCTGGCGGTCATCTCGCACTGCGAGCAGATGGGCGACCGGGTCGCCGTCCTGGACACCCCGCCGGGCATGAACGCCCAGCGTGTGCGCACCTGGCGCAACGAGGACGCCGGCTACGACTCGCGTTACGCGACCCTGTACTACCCGTGGGTCAAGGTCTTCGACCCGGCGAGCGGCCGCAACTCCCTGGTCCCGCCGAGCGGTCACGTGGCCGGCGTCTGGGCGCGCAGCGACAACGAGCGCGGTGTCCACAAGGCCCCCGCCAACGAGGTCATCCGGGGCGCGGTGGACCTGGAGATCCGCCTCAGCAAGGGCGAGCAGGACCTCCTCAACCCGATCGGCGTGAACTGCGTACGTGCCTTCCCGGGCCGTGGCATCCGCATCTGGGGCGCGCGGACCCTCTCGTCCGACCCGGCCTGGCGCTACCTCAACGTGCGCCGCCTCTTCAACTACCTGGAGGAGTCCATCCTCCTGGGCACCCAGTGGGTGGTGTTCGAGCCGAACGACGACCGCCTCTGGTCGAGCATCCGGCGCAACGTCACCGCGTTCCTCACCGAGGAGTGGCGGCGCGGGGCGCTGTTCGGCCGCACCGCCGAGGAGGCGTTCTACGTCCGGTGCGACCGGAGCAACAACCCGCAGGAGTCGATCGATCTCGGTCAGGTCGTCTGCGAGATCGGGGTGGCCCCGGTGAAGCCCGCGGAGTTCGTGATCTTCCGTCTCTCGCAGTTCTCCGACAGCACCAGCCTCGTCGACGAGTGA